Below is a window of endosymbiont of Galathealinum brachiosum DNA.
ATAATTATTTATGTTCAATTAATTCAATTTGATATCCATCCGGATCAACAACAAAAGCAATCAATTCATTACTGCCATTTAACGGCGTTACCTCAAGAGAAAACTCACCGCCCTTTTCTTTAATGCACCGACTCTCTTCAACTATATTTTCAACACTCACAGCAATATGCCCATAAGCATTACCCATGTTATATTCTGTTACTCCATGGTTGTAGGTTAATTCCAGAACGGCTGTATTTATTTCAGCGCCGTAACCAAGAAACACAAGTGTATAATCCTCCTCTGACTGTTCCAGTGTGCGTAATAATTTCATACCCATTATTTCTGTATAAAACTTTATCGAGTTATCTAAATCACTCACCCTTAACATCGTATGTAAAATTCTTTTCATAAACTTACCCACCTTAATTCATCAGAAATCAGGGTTGGTCAGCTAGTTTTGATAACTAACTGACCCAACTCCCTCTAATATCATTTACAAATTTCACCCTGATAACGGAGAATCACTTCCCCCTTTTCTAACTTAATCAAACCGAAACTATTAAAACCACCTCGATAACCTTCATAAGTACCTCGTGAGTCAACGA
It encodes the following:
- the gloA gene encoding lactoylglutathione lyase; this translates as MKRILHTMLRVSDLDNSIKFYTEIMGMKLLRTLEQSEEDYTLVFLGYGAEINTAVLELTYNHGVTEYNMGNAYGHIAVSVENIVEESRCIKEKGGEFSLEVTPLNGSNELIAFVVDPDGYQIELIEHK